The region ATGGCATCCAGGGAAAGGGCGGATGTTTCGTTAAATCGATTTTCGGGAGTTATCACGCCGTGGTAGGGTTGCCATTGGTGGAAACTCTTGAATTGTTCACACATTTTTCTGCACGGCGTAAAGAACGAGGAACCCATGACCGCTGAGTTGCTGGTAAACATTACCCCTTCAGAGACGCGCGTCGCTTATATTGACGGCGGTATTTTGCAGGAAATCCATATCGAGCGGGAAGCCCGACGTGGGATTGTCGGCAATATCTACAAAGGCCGGGTCAGCCGCGTGTTGCCAGGCATGCAGGCGGCATTCGTCGACATCGGGTTGGATAAGGCGGCGTTTCTGCACGCTTCCGATATCATGCCGCATACCGAATGCGTGGCTGGCGACGAGCAGAAAAATTTCCATGTGCGCGACATCGCCGAACTGGTGCGTCAGGGGCAGGACCTGATGGTCCAGGTGGTGAAAGACCCGCTCGGCACCAAGGGCGCACGCCTGACCACCGATATCACGCTGCCATCACGTTATCTGGTGTTTATGCCGGGTGCGTCGCACGTCGGGGTCTCCCAGCGTATTGAAAGCGAAGCCGAGCGCGAGCGCCTGAAAAAAACGGTGGCTGATTACTGCGACGAACAGGGCGGCTTTATTATCCGCACCGCCGCCGAAAGCGTGGGCGAAGAAGAGCTGTCGCAAGATGCCGCCTTTCTCAAGCGTTTATGGACCAAGGTGATGGAGCGCAAAAAGCGCAACCAGACCAAATGCAAACTGTATGGCGAACTGGCGCTGGCCCATCGCATCCTGCGCGATTTCGCCGGCGCGTCGTTGGATCGCATCCGTGTCGATTCGAAACTGACCTACGACTCTTTGCTGGAGTTCACCGCCGAATATATTCCGGAAATGACCAGCAAGCTGGAGCATTACAGCGGCAAACAGCCGATTTTCGACCTGTACGATGTCGAGAATGAGATTCAGCGGGCGCTGGATCGCAAGGTAGAACTGAAATCCGGCGGCTACCTGATTATCGACCAGACGGAAGCGATGACCACCATCGATATCAACACCGGCGCGTTTGTCGGTCACCGCAATCTGGACGAAACCATTTTCAATACCAACATCGAAGCGACGCAGGCGATTGCCCGTCAGCTGCGGCTGCGCAATCTGGGCGGGATCATCATCAT is a window of Dickeya solani IPO 2222 DNA encoding:
- the rng gene encoding ribonuclease G — protein: MTAELLVNITPSETRVAYIDGGILQEIHIEREARRGIVGNIYKGRVSRVLPGMQAAFVDIGLDKAAFLHASDIMPHTECVAGDEQKNFHVRDIAELVRQGQDLMVQVVKDPLGTKGARLTTDITLPSRYLVFMPGASHVGVSQRIESEAERERLKKTVADYCDEQGGFIIRTAAESVGEEELSQDAAFLKRLWTKVMERKKRNQTKCKLYGELALAHRILRDFAGASLDRIRVDSKLTYDSLLEFTAEYIPEMTSKLEHYSGKQPIFDLYDVENEIQRALDRKVELKSGGYLIIDQTEAMTTIDINTGAFVGHRNLDETIFNTNIEATQAIARQLRLRNLGGIIIIDFIDMGNEEHRRRVLHSLEQALSKDRVKTGISGFSQLGLVEMTRKRTRESIEHVLCSECPTCHGRGSVKTVETVCYEIMREIVRVHHAYDSDRFLVYASPAVGDALKSDESHALAEVEIFVGKQVKVQIEPLYSQEQFDVVMM